The Mustela erminea isolate mMusErm1 chromosome 18, mMusErm1.Pri, whole genome shotgun sequence genome has a window encoding:
- the C18H17orf58 gene encoding UPF0450 protein C17orf58 homolog isoform X4, with protein sequence MVCSSLGTVSTKMTARAFWLLCLIVGSSPEAPVAERKASPPHNRKPDPGGGPSAEGTPGPRAPPVPEEPRRPRAAEASPRAWPDPRRRKPPPPAENRAGFREAAREPAGPPSPRLAQAENRASPRRVPALEDSPRRSRARALRFPAARSLARAAEAAAGPAHPNRPRAAAPPPGPEPAPAPPPRLSPPRRDADPGAEPCARACRVDLDERESYCASEFAVNGIVHDVDVLGTGIRLVTLLVDRDGLYKMNRLYITPDGFFFRVHILVLDSSSCNKPCPEFKPGIETDLNTSYTDFCATTCNLDATVWKQVYCDGPHLP encoded by the exons ATGGTCTGTTCA AGCCTGGGAACCGTGTCTACGAAAATGACAGCTAGAGCTTTCTGGCTCCTCTGTTTGATCGTTGGATCATCTCCCGAAGCCCCAGTGGCGGAGAGAAAAG CGTCGCCGCCCCACAACAGGAAGCCCGACCCCGGCGGCGGCCCGAGTGCGGAGGGGACGCCGGGGCCCCGGGCGCCGCCGGTCCCTGAGGAGCCGCGGCGGCCGCGCGCGGCCGAGGCCTCTCCCCGCGCTTGGCCCGACCCGCGACGCCGGAAGCCCCCGCCGCCCGCCGAGAACCGGGCCGGCTTCCGGGAGGCCGCGCGCGAGCCCGCCGGCCCGCCGAGCCCCCGCCTCGCGCAGGCCGAGAACCGCGCCTCGCCGCGCCGCGTGCCCGCGCTGGAGGACTCCCCGCGGCGCTCACGCGCCCGGGCCCTACGCTTCCCGGCCGCGCGGTCGCTCGCGCGCGCCGCCGAGGCTGCCGCCGGCCCCGCCCACCCCAACCGGCCGCGCGCCGCCGCGCCGCCCCCGGGGCCCGAGCCGGCGCCTGCACCGCCCCCGCGCCTCAGCCCGCCGCGGAGGGACGCGGATCCCGGCGCCGAGCCCTGCGCGCGCGCCTGCAGGGTGGACCTGGACGAGCGCGAGTCCTACTGCGCGAGCGAATTCG CAGTGAATGGAATCGTGCACGACGTGGACGTGCTCGGCACAGGGATCCGGCTGGTGACTCTGCTGGTGGACCGGGATGGGCTGTACAAGATGAACCGCCTGTACATCACTCCGGACGGGTTTTTCTTCCGAGTCCACATACTAGTCCTAGACTCCTCCAGCTGCAATAAGCCATGCCCAGAGTTTAAACCTGGTATTGAAACTGATCTGAACACTTCATATACGGATTTTTGTGCCACCACTTGTAACTTGGATGCCACAGTCTG GAAGCAGGTATATTGTGATGGGCCACATCTACCATAA